GGCACGGCAACAGACAACAAAGCGGCATTGAAGAGGATCAGCAATGAAAAAGGAAATAAAAGTTCATTCATTGCGCTTGGAATATCGATAATTGGGAAATGGCCAATAACTGGATAATGAGGGAAGACGATGGAAAGTGCCAGAAGTGCTTTTGCATCAGCACCACCTTTAATAATATTAAAATTATAAAATAAAATAATAATCCCGAACATGATGACAATCGTCATCAATTTCCAGAAGAGAATCTGGTCCCAGAATTTAATAGCGAGGAAGATGAGAACAGTTAATCCACTCAAATACAGAAAAAGTGGTATGAGATTGATTCCATCTTTAAAGATTCCCTTTCGATCCCAGAAGATATCAAAAAAGATAATCGCGATCGGGATTATGAACAAGTAATAAAGAGCGGAAGCCCCCGAGAGATGGATATCAACAACAAGAACGATAAGACCAATGAATCCGAGTAATATCCAGTGCGCATCTGTCGCTGACCTGGTTTTCCAATCAGAGATTGATGCAGATAAAAGGATGAAAAAAGAGACAAACACTCGAAAGTATTCCATTTCCTCCATACATTGGAGCATCCATATGAACAAATAAAACTTTTGTCCACTCGGTGCGGGGAATCATTAGGAAAAAAGGGCCAAAATGTCCAAAGTCAGTGAGATAGAATTTTATATTGCGAAATAATGCAAGGTACTCGTGGAGACGAGAAAGCGGGAAAGGAGATCGAAACTGGTAAGGAATTTCAATAAGACCATACTGATGGCGATCTTTGGTATTGCGATTATTTCGCTCGTACCTTGCGCCTTTTCCCTTGCATCGGCATCTCAACCGATCAATATCTTTTCAATGGATTCACATGATCAACAGATCAATGCTGGTGAAATTGCAAGCTACAGATGGGTCTTATTCAATAACGCTTCTTCTGCGTATCTTATTCACGTTTCTGTCAATCCATTGTCGGATAAGGACTGGCATGCGACATTTAACAAGGATTTTATCACACTGAGTCCAGACCAAGACGAAACCATCATCCTGAATATTACGACATCTCGAACAATGGGGACCAAAGATCTCTCCTTCGTCGTTGTTTTCAATGTTACGGAAATGAGCGAACCAACAAACACTTATCAAATTACGCAGAACATTCATTTGAAAATTGTATCACTTTTTGGAACAAGAGCCGGAGAGAACAAATTGTTCGGAATATGGGATAACTTTCTTCCTTCACCTTTTGATACAAACTACGGAGCCTTCATCTTCACGCTCATTGGATGGATAGTAATTGCTTTGGTCATCGCTTTCATTATTGATCCAATCGTTCACAGATTTACAAGAAAAACGAAGACAGAACTCGATGATCGCCTTCTGAAGATTATTCACGGCCCGCTCTTTGCCATCATCGTCCTCTATGGAATCGTCAATTCGCTCGAGATCCTAAATATACCAATAGATATCATTGCAACAATTGAACTCATCTATAGCATTTCAATGGTTATCATCATCGTCTGGCTGGCATACAGAATATACGATAATATTCTCATCTATTACGCGAAATCCTTTGCCAAGAAAACGGAAATGGAGATCGACGATGTACTCGTCCCTCTTTTTGAAAAGATAGGGATGATTATCATACCTTTGCTAGGATTTACTGCCATTTTACACATTCTGGGCTTTGATGTGACGGTGATCATTGCTGGCGTTGGAGTACTCGGTCTCGTAATTGGTCTTGCAGCTCAATCCACTTTATCAAACCTCTTTGCCGGCTTGCAGCTACTGGTGGACAGACCATTCAAAGTTGGTGACCTGATCTTGATGGAGGACGGAGAAGTCTGTGAGGTTCGTAAGATTGGGTTGAGAAGCATCACGCTTTATGATATTTTCAAGCACTCAAATATTATAATACCAAATAACGAGATCGCCAATAAGAAGATCATCAACATTGTTCAGCCAGATAGAAAGTATAAGAGAAGCGTCACTGTTGGCGTTGCCTACGGCTCAGACGTCAAGAAGGTGGAATCGATCCTTTTACAAGCGGCGCTCGAACACCCGAACGTGTTGAAGGACGAGGAACATGCACCAGTTGTAAGATTTGAGGATTTCGGGGACTCCGCTCTCATTTTCACCATTTACTTCTGGGTCGACGATGTACGCAACCAGTGGAAGGCCACTTCCGATATCAGAAAGAAAATCGACGAGAAATTCCGCGAAGCGGGCATCGAGATCCCATTCCCGCAGAGAACGGTGTGGCTCAGGCAACTTGAGAAAGACACTCAAACCAAATGAAGATTCAGTTCGCGGGCGAAAGCATAGGCTTCCTCAAATTCCGACGGCTTCAGGAGTCGATTGATGTCGCGGTGCTCGAATGCCCTGTGCATTGGCCTGTATTGATCCATTACATTGACCAACGCCGATGGTATATTCTCGGCAATCCACTTCAATACAGGTTTCGTGCAGCACTCGATATGATTTGGAAGCACGAGGTGCCGCACGATGACTTCGGCCTGTTTTGCGGCGAGTAGGTGATTGCGGGAAACAATCTCGAAATAGTTTTGCACGCCTGATAGACGCCTAGCACACGAATTATTTCCATATTTGAAATCGGTCAGATAGACATCGATAATTCCGTCTAAAAGTTCCATCGATTTTTCTGTCAGAAACATATTCGAATTCCAAATCTGGGGAATGTTGACCACCGCATACTGGAGAACATCGAGAACATAATACAGATTTGGCGTCGGATCCCCTCCTACCCAATTGACATTAACGGCGGACATGGGACTCCAAACCTTCATCGCAGAAATTGCTTTGGAACGAGCTATCCCACCAAATCTTTCGGCGATCTTTGCGGCCAAACGCTGTGGCAGTAGATAGATGCCTTCATCTGGATGTGTACTGATGTCGTAATTCTGACAAAAGACACATTTGAAATTGCATCCGCTGAAGAAAATTGTATAAGAGGGAATCAGAGGAGGTTCCTCCCCGTAATGAAGAAATTCGCTTGCTATTCGCGGATCAAGAACACCGCACCGACCTTTAACGCCTTCATTTCTGTTGACATGACATCGCCATTCACAAATCTCGCACCGACTCAGCATCCTTTTTGCAAGTTCTAATTTTAGATCGAGCAACGACCTAGCTGGTGTATCCAAACCCTTCATGCGTTCTGATTTGAACTCTTCGTCGCCTATATGCAAATGAAAGTCCGCAATTTGATCCGCATGCAATTTCCAGAGTTCCTCATCCGTCTGCGAGGGAGAGAAATCCGCCTGCATTTTTTTCGCGAGAAGATAGTAGGCTTTGCTTTTACCATCCAGAATGGAGTAATATCTTGCCAACGGCTCTTTCATCTGATTATACTTACAACAATTCCGTTTAAGCCTTTTTCTTCGACCTTGCGATTATTGATTCTTTCTTTGATCGATGATCCGATCGTTATGGCAGATTCATCTCCACTCGAATATCTCCTCGAAGCGCTATTTCTCAAACATAAAGCCTTGTGGATCTGTGGACAAGAAGGACAATCGTTCGATTGAGGCAGATTTTTCATGTGACAGAAAGGTTCTCAAAAACCATTTAATAAGGCGAAGTCTCATTTTACCAAAAAGGGAGTTACAGCCCATTATCATTGGAGGTGTTAGTTTGGGAGTAATGGACGTAATTAGGGGTAGACGAAGTATTAGAAAGTATAAGAAAAAACCGATTCCAGAAGATCTTTTGACAGAGATCCTGGAAGCAGCTCGTCTCGCACCCTCTGGAGCTAATAGACAGTTCTGGAAATTGATTGTTGTTCGCGACGAAGAAAGGA
This region of Methanomassiliicoccales archaeon genomic DNA includes:
- a CDS encoding mechanosensitive ion channel translates to METRKRERRSKLVRNFNKTILMAIFGIAIISLVPCAFSLASASQPINIFSMDSHDQQINAGEIASYRWVLFNNASSAYLIHVSVNPLSDKDWHATFNKDFITLSPDQDETIILNITTSRTMGTKDLSFVVVFNVTEMSEPTNTYQITQNIHLKIVSLFGTRAGENKLFGIWDNFLPSPFDTNYGAFIFTLIGWIVIALVIAFIIDPIVHRFTRKTKTELDDRLLKIIHGPLFAIIVLYGIVNSLEILNIPIDIIATIELIYSISMVIIIVWLAYRIYDNILIYYAKSFAKKTEMEIDDVLVPLFEKIGMIIIPLLGFTAILHILGFDVTVIIAGVGVLGLVIGLAAQSTLSNLFAGLQLLVDRPFKVGDLILMEDGEVCEVRKIGLRSITLYDIFKHSNIIIPNNEIANKKIINIVQPDRKYKRSVTVGVAYGSDVKKVESILLQAALEHPNVLKDEEHAPVVRFEDFGDSALIFTIYFWVDDVRNQWKATSDIRKKIDEKFREAGIEIPFPQRTVWLRQLEKDTQTK
- a CDS encoding radical SAM protein, translated to MKEPLARYYSILDGKSKAYYLLAKKMQADFSPSQTDEELWKLHADQIADFHLHIGDEEFKSERMKGLDTPARSLLDLKLELAKRMLSRCEICEWRCHVNRNEGVKGRCGVLDPRIASEFLHYGEEPPLIPSYTIFFSGCNFKCVFCQNYDISTHPDEGIYLLPQRLAAKIAERFGGIARSKAISAMKVWSPMSAVNVNWVGGDPTPNLYYVLDVLQYAVVNIPQIWNSNMFLTEKSMELLDGIIDVYLTDFKYGNNSCARRLSGVQNYFEIVSRNHLLAAKQAEVIVRHLVLPNHIECCTKPVLKWIAENIPSALVNVMDQYRPMHRAFEHRDINRLLKPSEFEEAYAFARELNLHLV